A region from the Hypericibacter adhaerens genome encodes:
- a CDS encoding NAD(P)H-dependent flavin oxidoreductase has product MNEAVARAHLDRLWSRGREFLGCGHAIMGGAMTWVSERNLVSAISNAGGFGVIATGSMSPALLSAEIAATKQKTDRPFGVNVITMHPELMALIEICLDHKVGHVVLAGGIPPGAAIQRVRQGGAKAMCFAPALVIARKLVKSGADAIIIEGMEAGGHTGPVSTSVLAQEILPAIREVPVFVAGGIGRGEAILGYLEMGAAGVQLGSRFVCATESIAHPKFKQAFIRAAARDAVLSVQLDPRFPVIPVRALANAATKRFLEAQRNVIDRVDRGELDQKAAQLEIEHFWAGALRRAVIEGDVENGSVMAGQSVGMVNEEQPTRVIIDELVGQAVAALSAREASFGEAGRGR; this is encoded by the coding sequence ATGAACGAGGCCGTCGCCCGGGCGCATCTCGACCGGCTCTGGAGCCGGGGCCGCGAATTCCTCGGCTGCGGGCATGCCATCATGGGCGGCGCCATGACCTGGGTCTCCGAGCGCAACCTGGTCTCGGCCATCTCCAATGCCGGCGGCTTCGGCGTGATCGCGACCGGCTCGATGTCGCCGGCGCTCCTGAGCGCCGAGATCGCGGCGACCAAGCAGAAGACCGACCGGCCCTTCGGCGTCAACGTCATCACCATGCATCCCGAGCTGATGGCGCTGATCGAGATCTGCCTCGATCACAAGGTCGGCCACGTGGTGCTGGCCGGCGGCATCCCGCCGGGGGCCGCGATCCAGCGCGTGCGCCAGGGCGGGGCCAAGGCCATGTGCTTCGCGCCGGCGCTCGTGATCGCGCGCAAGCTGGTCAAGAGCGGCGCCGACGCGATCATCATCGAGGGCATGGAAGCGGGCGGCCATACCGGTCCGGTCTCGACCTCGGTGCTGGCGCAGGAGATCCTGCCGGCCATCCGCGAGGTGCCGGTCTTCGTCGCCGGCGGCATCGGCCGCGGCGAGGCGATCCTGGGCTATCTGGAGATGGGCGCCGCGGGCGTGCAGCTCGGCTCGCGCTTCGTCTGCGCGACGGAATCGATCGCGCATCCCAAGTTCAAGCAGGCCTTCATCCGCGCGGCCGCGCGCGACGCGGTCCTCTCGGTCCAGCTCGATCCGCGCTTCCCGGTGATCCCGGTTCGCGCCCTCGCCAACGCCGCGACCAAGCGCTTTCTCGAGGCCCAGCGCAACGTGATCGACCGGGTCGATCGCGGCGAGCTCGACCAGAAGGCGGCGCAGCTCGAGATCGAGCATTTCTGGGCGGGCGCGCTGCGCCGGGCCGTGATCGAGGGCGATGTCGAGAACGGGTCGGTCATGGCGGGCCAGAGCGTCGGCATGGTCAATGAGGAGCAGCCGACCCGGGTCATCATCGACGAGCTGGTGGGACAGGCGGTCGCAGCCTTGAGCGCGCGGGAGGCCAGCTTCGGCGAGGCCGGCCGCGGTCGCTGA